The Terriglobales bacterium nucleotide sequence TGCAGTTGCTCAACCGTGGAAATCAGGTCGCGGTACTTGGCGGCGAGCTCGTACTGCTCGGCTTCGGCGGCGGCATTCATGCGATGGCGGAGCGAGCGCGAGAGCTCGGTCTGCTTGCCTTCGAGCAAGAGCTTCACGTCGCGGACGGCTTCCTGATAGCGCGCGTCGGTGGTGAGACCTTGCACACATGGACCCAGACAACGTCCGATGTAAAACTGCAAACAAGGGCGCGGGTGATAGCGGCTGAGATCGATGTTGCAGGACGGAATCAGGAAGTGGCGGTGGATCAGGTCCACAATACGGTACGCCAGATTGGCAGGGAAGTAGGGACCGTAGTATTCACTCCCATCTTTCTTAAGGCGGCGGGTAACATAGACCCTGGGGTAGCGCTCGGCGAGCGTGAATTTGATGTAGGGGAAGGTTTTGTCGTCACGCAGAAGGATGTTGTAACGAGGTTTCTTCTGCTTGATGAGATTGTTCTCAAGAGCGAGCGCTTCCTTGTTGTTGGCGACGACGATGTACTCGATGTCAACGGCGTCGCGCATGAGGCTGCCGGTTTTGGAGTCGGCAACAGCTTCGTCGGTAAAGTAGTTGCGCACCCGGGCCCGCAGGCTTTTGGCCTTGCCCACGTAGATCACTTCACCGGCGGCATTTTTGTATAGGTACACGCCGGGAGCGGTAGGCAGGGTGCGAATTTTGGCGAAGAGATCCATGCAGCGAATTATGGAAAACTGCCTTCTGGGGCTTCCAGCGGCAGGCCAGAACGGCAGATGGAGCATCCGGATATGTTCATGTTAGCAAAACACTTGCTGCGTAAAAATTTTACGCTCAAGTTACAGATGTGCCTGGCCGAAACAATGCCAGAGGAGGGAGGCGAATCGTTGCTGGCTTCTAAGTCGCTGATTTATGGTCGGTTGTGAAGGGATACGTGAACGAGTGCAGCTGGCAGATGGCGTGCTATTTGCTAGGAGGGGTACTTGGTAGTCATCAAGCAACCTAAAGGGCCCGGGATTTACAACTAAAGGAATCGAGAATAACCGTTGGCAAGAGAACTGAAGGAGTTTGCGCCCATGAACCGAGTTTCTGTGATAGCAGTCGTAGCCGCGCTGAGCGTCAGCGCGACGGTAGGCTGCACGAGTAAGAAGTATGTGCGGCAGGAAGTGCAGCCCACGATCAACAAGGTCAACGAGCTGGATGACCTGACGGCTAAGAATACGAATGCGATAAAGGATGTTGATGCGCGTTCCCAGGCAGGCATCAAGGACGTGCAGACGCGAGCGGCGGCGGCCGATCAGAAGGCGCTGGCAGCTGGGCAAGCTGCGGATCAGGCACAGACGGCAGCGAATCAAGCCTCAAACCGCGTGAATTCGCTGGCCAACACGGTGGCGAATCTGGACAACTACCGCCCCGTGGCAGAGACGGCGGTGCACTTCGGGTTCGACAAGTCGAACTTGACGTCGAAGGCGAAGGAAGCGCTAGATCAGCTGGCCGGCGAGATGGGAAGTGCGAAGAATTACATTCTGGTAATTGACGGCAATACCGATTCGGTCGGGCCGGCAGACTACAATTATCAGCTCAGCCAGCGGCGTGCGGATGCGGTGGTGCAGTACATGGCCTCCAAGTACGACGTTCCTGCTCATAAGATCTTTCTGATTGGCTTGGGTGAGGATAAGCCCGCGAGCGACAATAAGACCGCAAAAGGACGGGCGGAGAACCGCCGCGTCGATGTACGGCTGATGACCAACATAAGTGACCAGCCGCCGACGCAAGCCAAGAACGAATAGTTTCGTCGGTTTAGGCCCCCATGGAAGAGGCCATCATCCCTGAGATGGCCTCTTTATCTTTTAATGACCAGCGATCCACCCTATTGATTACAAACGTAATTTGCTGATTCCAGGAAGCGGCGGTTACTCTCGTGTCTGAGGATTAAAGAAAAGTCAGAAGTGTGATCGGGTGAAGTGAGAAGGAAGGAGCGGAAGTTTTACGCCTTTCGCTCTCAGTCCCGCGATCGGACTTCGTGCTTTCGAGAGGAGCCTTGTTTTTATGGGCCGACGCTACGCGCCGCGTGTTCCCGTTTCTATCCCTGTGTGGGTGTTTGGAGTGGAAGCTAGTGGTCTGCCGTTCGCACAAGCAGCGCAAACGGTCGAAATCAGCAAGTCGGGCGCGATGCTTGAAGGCATGCGATACGCGCCGCGGTCTGGCGGGATTGTGACCGTGCAGTGTGGCCAGAAGAAGGGCCGATTCAAAGTTATCTGGGTGGGAGAGAAGAACACGCCGAAAGCAGGCAGGCTGGCGATCCGCGCGCTGGAGCCGGCTAAGTTCGGTTGGAGCGTATCGGTGCCGGAGGCGTCCACTGATTTCTTCCGGACGGCGGAAGATGGTTCTCTGGAGACTAGCCAGCTACCGAGCCGCGGAGAAGCTGACTCGAAGAGTGGCAAGAAACTGCGTCGGCGGCACGATCGTTTCAGTTGCGAAGTGGTTGTCCAGGTCTGCCGCGAAGGCGGTGGCAGTCCCATGTATTGCCAGATGAACGACGTGAGCACGAGCGGCTGCTACGTGGTCACGCGGACGCCGCTGGTGGTCGATTCGCGGGTGGAGTTTATTTTTCGCGACCGCGGCTCCGATGTGAAGGGGCGCGGGGTTGTGCGTACTTCGCATGCGTGTCTAGGGATGGGGATAGAGTTCACGAGCATGCAGCCAGAGCACAGGCAGGCACTCGACAAATTCTTGGCTCGTCTCGCAAATCAGTCACTGAAGCCCAATGTCGATCAGGATGTCGAAATACTGAAGCCTATAGTGGCGGTGGCACCAGCCAAGCCTGTTAACGGAGATACCAGCTATTACATGCCGGGGGCGGAGAATTTCCGCGCAGCTCAGGTGCTGGAGCGTCTGCTGCAAGTGTTTCGCGAGTCGGGCGCGCTGAGCCGGGAAGACTTCATGAAGATTCTGCTGGACTCACAGTCGAATCAGAGGAAGCAGGCCGACGCCATCGACTACGCCTTTTCGGCTGCTCCGGCGACGCCGCAGATCGTCTGAGAGGTTGTAAGCGAGCAATCAGCTGTCAGCAGAAACAATCAGGCGATACACACCCCGCTGCAGATCCTTCGGCGGCTTCGCCGCCTCGTGATGACAGCCCAGATGGCGGCTTGTGATCACAACCCGGACAGCCATAATCGGATAGAATTAGCTGAGTATGTGCCGCCCCTCGTGGCCGTTGTGTCTAATGGTGTTCCTGGTTCTTAGCGCGCCGGTTTCATTGGTTGCGCAACAGCAGGGAAGTGACCTGCCCGACGCGCCCCAGCCTAGCAGTCCTCCTCCTGCAGCGAACACCCAGCAACAGAATCCTCCCGCTGCACCGGCTGACGACCAGCAGGATTCCGACCAAAAGCCGGGCGCCATGAAGCGGGCGAAGCGGCATCTGCACGACCAGATGTCGAGCGGCTGCATCAATGCGGTGATCAAGCAGGGATGCTGGGGAAAGGACAAGGAAGGTCAGCAGGACGGTGCGGGTGGTGATCAGGGTGGGAGCAATCAGGGCCAAGCACAGAAGCAGACACAGCCTCCACTGCCGGAGGGGCAGAAGGTTCCGCGATCCAGTCCACAGAATGGTCCGAATGAAAGCTCCAGCAAGGATGGTGAGGGCGATCTGGGTCCCATACCCGACCGCTACAGCAGCCCCGGTGCGGATGACGTCAAGGAGATGCAGAAGTGGGATCCGCATCGCGCCGCGAAGGATATTGAGGTAGGCGATTACTACTATAAAGAGAAGAATTATCACGCCGCGGAAAGCCGCTACCGGGAGGCGCTGGAGTGGAAGCCGAACGATGCGCTAGCTACGTTCCGACTGGCCCAGGCGCTGGAGAAGCTCGGCAAAAACGAAGAAGCACGAAAGAATTATCAGACCTACTTGAAGATCCTCCCCAGCGGGGAACTCGCGCCAAAGGCCAAGGAGGCGCTGAAGAGGCTGCCGGCTCCGCCTGTCAATTCCAGCGAATTGAATCAGCCTTCGTCTACTTCTCCGCTCGCAGGAACTCCCCGGTAGAGGCGTCCACCGCAATCTTCAGTTTGGGTTCATTCCTGTTGGGACCGTAAATCACGTGCCATAGAAGCTTGTTCTCGGCGTGGTTCCAATCCACCACATAATTCACGTTGGAGGTGGGTTCTTTCTTTAGCAGCTTGTCTCCGCCGTGCTGGTCAGCAGTCTTAGCTACCGCATCGGAGTCGGTCTTGAGGAACGCGATATCGAAGATCTGTGTGGAAGCGTTGGAAGGATTGTAGCTGTCTTCGCTGCTGAAGGTGATTCCTGGTTCGGGAGCATCTTCCGATTTGATGCCTGACCAAACGAAGGTTTTCAGGGCGCGACGGTTGGCGGAAGCAAAGCCCGCGCGCCAGATGCCGGATTTGCCGTCCTGTCCATTGGCTTCTTTGGTGGGCTGGGATTCCAGGCGAAACGGCTTGCAGTCAGGCGCCCAGTTACGCGCCGCGATATACATCTTGGTGATGGCTTCACGGCCGCTGTAGAGCGTTGGCTGCGCAGGAGCTTTAGGCGCCGCAGGATGCTCGGCAGGCTTGCTGGGCTCGGAAGTGCACGCTGGCAGAAGTGCCAGCAATAACAGCAGGAAGGCAATCAGGAACTTGGGCACCGTGCTACCCCCGTGGCAAATTGTA carries:
- a CDS encoding OmpA family protein, giving the protein MNRVSVIAVVAALSVSATVGCTSKKYVRQEVQPTINKVNELDDLTAKNTNAIKDVDARSQAGIKDVQTRAAAADQKALAAGQAADQAQTAANQASNRVNSLANTVANLDNYRPVAETAVHFGFDKSNLTSKAKEALDQLAGEMGSAKNYILVIDGNTDSVGPADYNYQLSQRRADAVVQYMASKYDVPAHKIFLIGLGEDKPASDNKTAKGRAENRRVDVRLMTNISDQPPTQAKNE
- a CDS encoding PilZ domain-containing protein, translated to MGRRYAPRVPVSIPVWVFGVEASGLPFAQAAQTVEISKSGAMLEGMRYAPRSGGIVTVQCGQKKGRFKVIWVGEKNTPKAGRLAIRALEPAKFGWSVSVPEASTDFFRTAEDGSLETSQLPSRGEADSKSGKKLRRRHDRFSCEVVVQVCREGGGSPMYCQMNDVSTSGCYVVTRTPLVVDSRVEFIFRDRGSDVKGRGVVRTSHACLGMGIEFTSMQPEHRQALDKFLARLANQSLKPNVDQDVEILKPIVAVAPAKPVNGDTSYYMPGAENFRAAQVLERLLQVFRESGALSREDFMKILLDSQSNQRKQADAIDYAFSAAPATPQIV
- a CDS encoding tetratricopeptide repeat protein gives rise to the protein MVFLVLSAPVSLVAQQQGSDLPDAPQPSSPPPAANTQQQNPPAAPADDQQDSDQKPGAMKRAKRHLHDQMSSGCINAVIKQGCWGKDKEGQQDGAGGDQGGSNQGQAQKQTQPPLPEGQKVPRSSPQNGPNESSSKDGEGDLGPIPDRYSSPGADDVKEMQKWDPHRAAKDIEVGDYYYKEKNYHAAESRYREALEWKPNDALATFRLAQALEKLGKNEEARKNYQTYLKILPSGELAPKAKEALKRLPAPPVNSSELNQPSSTSPLAGTPR